The Ruminococcaceae bacterium BL-4 region CGGATGCGAGAAAGACTCTTGCCAAGACTGCGAATATTATGCAAATGAAGATATTCCGGTGGACCCGGCAGAGGTATCGGAAGAAGCTGCCGAAGAGGCAGCTGAAGAAGCTGCGGAGGAAGCGCCGGAAGCGGAAAGTGTCCCTGCAGAAGCAGAGAAAAATAAAGATGAAGTACAGAAGGATTCGGAGGAGCCGAAAGCGTGAACCGAAAAGTTTTACTGGGGATGAGCGGCGGCGTGGACAGCAGCGTTGCCGCTCTTTTATTGCAAAAAGAAGGTTGGGAAGTAATCGGCTGCACTATGCGCCTGCATATTGATCCGCCGGACGCACCCCCACGCGAAGGTGGGTGCTGTTCGTTTCGTGATGTGCAGGATGCTAGAATGGTTTGCTATCAGCTTGGAATTGATCATTTGGTCTTTAATTTTACGGAGCTCTTCACCAAAACTGTGATCGAAAATTTTGCTTCAGAATATGAAAATGGACGCACACCGAATCCTTGCATTCGCTGCAATCGTTTTTTGAAGATGGGGGCAATGCTTCAGCGAGCAAGAGAGCTTGGAATCGACCATATCGCAACCGGACATTATGCGTTGACGGGGGAACTGGAAAATGGCCGCTATTATTTAAAAGCGGCACCGACAGATAAAGATCAGAGCTATGTGCTTTATTGCCTGGAACAAGGGCAGCTGCAGCATTTGCTTTTGCCGCTGGGGAATTACACGAAACCGCAGATTCGGACGATTGCTGAAGAAGCAGGGCTCCGGGTGGCACATAAGCCGGATAGCCAGGAGATCTGTTTTGTAGAAGATAATGACTATCACGCATTTTTAAAACGATACCGCGGGCATGATTCTCAACCCGGAGATTTTATTGACCACGAAGGGAATGTCCTTGGGCGCCATCTTGGGCTGACTCATTATACGGTAGGGCAGCGCAAAGGGTTGGGAATTTCGTTTGGACAGCCGATGTATGTCGATGCGCTGATTCCTTCGAAAAACCAGATCGTTTTAGGGCCGGAGGGCACCCAGTATCGTTTGTTTACGTATGCGTCGGAGGTCAATTGGGTTTCGATTGAGAAACCACAAGAATCCGTTCACGCACAGGTGAAGATTCGCTATCAGGCGCGCCCTGCGGGAGCCACGATTACGCCGCAGGAGAATGATATCGTTCGGGTGGATTTTGATGAACCTCAGCGTGCAGTGACCCCGGGACAAGCCGTTGTATTTTACGATTCCGAGGGCTTCGTTTTGGGCGGAGGACTTATCTTTTATCCGGATGAAAAATAATTCATTATGATTAAAAAACCCATTTGCGAAATTACTTTTCGCAAATGGGTTTTGATTTTTTAGTCCATTTTATACTTCTTTTGTTAGCTTCTCGTAAAGTTCGTTGCGGTGAAGACCAGTTTTATGTGCAACCTCTTTTGCTGCCGCACTTTGAGAAGACCCTTTTTCCATCAAGGCTCTTGCCATCCGAATTCCCTCGTCCAGCGTAATTTTTGTTTCCTTTTTTGGGGCAGCTCCGCCGATAACCAAAACAAATTCTCCGCGAGGCGGGGTCTCTTCATAGTGAGGGATTGCTTCTTTGAGCGTTGTTCGCAATACTTCTTCGTGAATTTTGGTCAGTTCCCGCACAAGAGCGATCGGCCGGTCGCCCCAACAGGCGTACATGTCCTGCAAAGTGGCAATAAGTTTGTGCGGCGCTTCATAAAAGACCATGGTTCGTGTTTCATTTTGGACTTCTTCGAGGTGATCGCGGCGGCTTTTTTTGTTGACGCTTAAAAAGCCTTCGAATGTAAAACGCCCAGTTGGAAAACCGGATACTGCTAATGCGGTGACGACAGCGCTGGGCCCTGGAACAGCGAAAACTTCAATTCCATGTTCGGCGGCCTGCTTCACCAGAAGCTCACCGGGATCGCTGATTGCGGGCATGCCGGCATCGCTTACCAGCGCACAGTTTTCTCCTGTTTCAATTCGATTCAGGACAATTTCTCCACGCTCATATTTGTTGTGTTCAAAATAGCTGATCATAGGTTTTTTGATTCCAAAATGATTGAGCAAATGCAGCGTGACTCGCGTATCCTCGGCAGCGATAAAGTCAACGGACGAAAGGATCTCCACTGCGCGCGGGGAAAAATCGCCCAGATTTCCGATTGGGGTACCTACAATATATAAAACTCCGCTCATACGGAACCTCCTTGTTGTTTTAAAGATGCTGCCGGATTTTCCGAAAGGCTGCTTTTGTTTTTGTAATCGCCGTAAATTTTGAGCATTTCCGGAGAACAGCTTCCGTTTTCTGTTTCCAAAATTAGAGTGGGGAGAAGTTCCATACCGGAATTTCCACCACGTCGGGATTCCAATAAAAATAAAAACGGTTGATTTTGCACACGATGCTGTACAAGGCGCATTTTTTTGGGCTCTAATCCAACGCTTTGCAAAACGGAAAAAGATTCTGCAAGGCGCCGCGGGGGAAGACAGCAGCAAAAACACCCACCCCAGCGCAAAAGACGAGCAGCAGCAGAAGCAACTTCTCGAAAGGTACAGCCTGTTTCGTGACGGGCAGAGGTCTTTGCTTGGATTTGATTGTGCTGCCCCGCATCTGTCGGCTGATAAGGTGGATTACAGGCGACAAGATCAAGATTGAGCGGAAGAGGGAGATCTTTCGCGGGAAGTTCCAAAATTTTGCGCAGGTCCAGTGAAAGAACGCTCATCTCGGAAAAATGATTAAGAGCGGCACTGCGTCTTGCCTGAGAACAGGCGTCTTCCTGGAAATCGATCGCCCAAACTTTTTTGGGAGCACTTTTTTGACACCAGATGAGAGAAATCAACCCGCAGCCGGTGCCAAATTCTGCGCAGCGAGACCCTTTTTTTGGCATGGAAAAATCTGCGAGCAGGATAGTATCCGTGCTGAAGTGATGAACATCGCTCACAATCACTTGATTTCCGATTCCAAAAGGTTCCAGCTTTTCGCCGGGCAGCAGGATGGGATCCATAAGAAACCTCCGTATAAAATATTTGAGGCGGGGCTTATTTCGCTCCGCCTCAAAAAATTCTGTTGAAAGACTTAACCCGAAAAATCTCGGGAAATTAGCCTTCCTCGATTGCACCAACAGGGCATGCGCCAGCGCAGGAACCACAGGAAATGCAGGTACCTTCGTCAATAACGAACTGGCCGTCGCCCTCAGAGATCGCTCCGACCGGGCACTGACCAGCGCAGGTGCCGCAGGAAATGCAAGCGTCCGTAATTTTATATGCCATTGGGATCCACCTCCAATTCAATTCTAAATTAGTTTTATTCTACCATACATTTCTAAAAAAGCAAGGTACAATACATGAATTAGCAAAAATTTAACAAAAAGCGTGGGCTTTTGCCCTCTTGGTTATTCGTCTTTTTGGGGGGTAGAATCTCCTTTTGATGGGTTCTTTTTTTGCTTTTGGCGGGGGAGCGGCGGGCGCAGCATTTTACAGCTTTTCACAGAGTATCCCACCGAAGCCGCGTCCGCAGCAGCAGAATCAAGATGAACCTGTAAGATACCAGAGAGAAGGTTTACTCCGGTAACCATTCCGCGTCCATCCGGTGTTGCGACCAAACTTCCCTGAGCGGGGGTGGAACGAAGAAGATCCTCATAGGCTTCCTGCTCATACTTTAAGCAGCACATCAGTCTGCCGCAGGTCCCACTGATTTTGGTGGGGTTTAAAGAAAGTCCCTGCTCTTTTGCCATCTTGATGGAAACCGGCTGAAATCCATCGAGAAATTGGCTGCAGCAGAATGGTCTGCCGCAAATTCCGAGGCCGCCTAACATTTTGGCTTCGTCACGGACGCCAATTTGTCTCAATTCAATCCGCGTCCGGAAAACACTCGCGAGATCTTTGACAAGTTCACGAAAATCCACCCGGCCGTCTGCAGTAAAATAGAAGAGAATTTTGCTGTTATCAAAAGTATATTCAACGTCGACCAATTTCATTTCAAGATTATGAGCAGCAATTTTTTTCTCACAAATCCCGAAAGCAACCTTTTCTTTTTGGTGGTTTTCTTCCTGATGTTCAAGATCCTCTTTTGTGGCGATACGAATCAGTTTTTTAAGCGGCTGAACCACATGGGAATCCTCTATATGCCGGTTTTCCATGGCGACTTCCCCGCATTCGGTGCAGCGGGTAGTTTCTACGACTGCCATGTCTCCAAGATGGACAATTTGTCCGTCTGGATCAAAATAATAAATTTTGCCCTGATTTTTAAAACGAATGCCAATTACTTCGGCCATAAATTCTCCTTTTTCCGGCTATCACCGGAGATAATTTCTAAAAATTATTTTCTGCTGAGTTACTCAATTTCATTCTTCCCCAGAAAAAATCAAAGAAGCAAAATGAGTCAATAGCAGAGGAACATTTGCATTGCGGTGCAGTGCATTTTGTTCTTCCTGTGCAATGCGAACAAAAGAGAACAGCTTTGCCTTTGTCAACCCTTTAGAGAGAAGCTTTGCGCTTTCCATATCACAGAGCGGTTTTCCGCCGCATCTGAGGATTAAAGCATCCCGAAAAAGCAGGATCATATCATGAAAAATGGTATCTGTATGGGGTTTATCTCGAAAAAGCTGCGCACATTCGCACAAAAATCCAAATTCATCGCCATGACAGATCTTTTCACAAAGTGTTTTACTTAATGAATCCGGCTGGGAAATTTTTGTTTCCAGACGGAAAGTCTGTACGCGGGAACGAATAGTGGGCAAAAGTGCAGAAGCATTTTCTGCAGTCAGAAAGAACTGGACCGCAGAAAACGGTTCTTCCAGCGTTTTTAAAAGCGCGTTTTGTGCTTGCTCGCTGAGATTTTGGGCATCTGCCAGAATATAGACTTTGCAGGCAGCCTCGTTAGGACGAATTGCAGCATCAGAGCGCAGGAATGTAATGGATTCTTTGTGAAATGACCGCGCACCGCCTTCTCCTGAGAGCAGAGAAATATCCGGGTGGCAGTCCAAAAGTGCTTTTTTGCATCCGGCACAGTGGCCGCATGGACGCGCAGTATCATCCGTGCAGACACAGGCAGCAGAGAGCAGCTTTGCAATTGGCAGGGTAGAATCCGAGGTTCCCTCTAAAAGGACTGCATGAGGGAATCGGCCGTTTTCAAAAGCATCTTCTAAATCCTGCCGAAACCTTTGGGAACCGATGCTTTCCGGAAGAAGCAGTTTCATAAAGGCTGCTCAGACCTTTTGAAAGCGGTCGACATCGAGCACAAAGACGGTTGCACCGCCAACTGTAACCTCGATGGGGAAGGAAGAGTACATACCAACGTCCATCGTGGTGGCGCTGGGAACAAGCTGCGTGCGGCGGCTGCTCTGAGAAGCAATCAGTTTGATCACGTGATCAACTTTATCGTCGTCTGTACCAATCATAAGAGTGGTATTTCCCGCTTTTAAGAATCCGCCGGTTGTCGAGAGCTTTGTTACCTGAAAGCGCTCTTTGGTTAGACTGCGGTTTACTGCAGGGGCGTCGTCATTGCTCACAATAGCCAGAATCAGTTTCATTTAAAATACCCTCCGTATCTCTCTGAAAAATTATGTTAAAAAATCTAGTAATATTATAACACTTTTACAGTAGAAAAGCCATAGTCCTTTAAAAGAGAAGCGGCTTGTGGCAGAATTAATTCACCGGGCATGACAATCGGAATTCCGGGCGGACAGGGACAAGCTGCCTCAGCACAGATAGCGCCGACCGATTCTTCTACCGGGAGTTCATGATTTTCGGATAAGACTGCTTCACGAAGCGGCAGCACGACCGGTGGAAGCTCTTCTAATTCCGGCAGATCCGAATCCGAAGGAATTGTCTTCTTTTGAGGAAGTTCTGAAAACAATTCCAGTGCTTTTTTGACTCGCTCAAAATCTTCCGGTTGGTTCCACGGGGTTGCGATCAGCACACAGTAGCGGCTGTCTGCCATTTCGGGTTCCACCCCATTTTTTCGCAGAAATTCGGCAAGCTCTTCGCCGGAATAGCCGTGGAAAGAAGCATCCAGTGTTAACCGAGTTGGATCATCACTAATAGAAGGGATCGAAAGAGAAGTGGCTTTTTCTTTTAGTTTAAAGATGGCTTCTTGTACCGGCCCAAAAGCGTCCGGATGCTCATAAAGCCATTTTACAGTGAGATCGATACTTGCCATGATCGGATAAGAAGGACTGGTAGAGCCAAAAAGCGCCATAGCACTCTTGGCGTTCTTTAAAAATTGTTCGTCTCCAATTTGAAGCAGGGCACCGCCGGTCAAAACGCCGAGCGTCTTGTGGACAGAATCGGCGGTCATCGAAGCACCTAGATGAAGAGGATGGAGATCAGGCTTGGTAAAGGCCAGATGAGAGCCGTGCGCATTATCCACCAGGAGCGGAATTCCTTTTTCTTTGCAGGCTTTTGCGAGAGCTGGAATATCGAGTACTCTGCCGTAATAATCCGGGCTGGTCACATAGCAGGCGTTTACCTGTACCGGAGACTGCAGATAGAGCAGCAGCTCCTGAGGCTTTACCCATACGGGTTCCAGTCCTAAAAGAGCCATGGCGTTTACCGCGGAACGGTGGATTCTGCGGGAACAGAGTACCTTGCCTTTTTCCGGACAGGCGAGGTGAAGCATCGTCTGAATACAAAGTGTGCAGCCGTCAGTCGAAAAAAGGGTGCGCTTTGCGCCAAAGAGATGGGCAGCGTTCTGTTCGGC contains the following coding sequences:
- a CDS encoding Amino acid decarboxylase yields the protein MADSPLYNALRRHLSLGRSSFHTPGHKNAFLPKDLLSLDLTELPDTDSLYDACGPILEAEQNAAHLFGAKRTLFSTDGCTLCIQTMLHLACPEKGKVLCSRRIHRSAVNAMALLGLEPVWVKPQELLLYLQSPVQVNACYVTSPDYYGRVLDIPALAKACKEKGIPLLVDNAHGSHLAFTKPDLHPLHLGASMTADSVHKTLGVLTGGALLQIGDEQFLKNAKSAMALFGSTSPSYPIMASIDLTVKWLYEHPDAFGPVQEAIFKLKEKATSLSIPSISDDPTRLTLDASFHGYSGEELAEFLRKNGVEPEMADSRYCVLIATPWNQPEDFERVKKALELFSELPQKKTIPSDSDLPELEELPPVVLPLREAVLSENHELPVEESVGAICAEAACPCPPGIPIVMPGELILPQAASLLKDYGFSTVKVL
- a CDS encoding ATP-binding protein, whose amino-acid sequence is MKLLLPESIGSQRFRQDLEDAFENGRFPHAVLLEGTSDSTLPIAKLLSAACVCTDDTARPCGHCAGCKKALLDCHPDISLLSGEGGARSFHKESITFLRSDAAIRPNEAACKVYILADAQNLSEQAQNALLKTLEEPFSAVQFFLTAENASALLPTIRSRVQTFRLETKISQPDSLSKTLCEKICHGDEFGFLCECAQLFRDKPHTDTIFHDMILLFRDALILRCGGKPLCDMESAKLLSKGLTKAKLFSFVRIAQEEQNALHRNANVPLLLTHFASLIFSGEE
- the ricT gene encoding subunit of a sporulation, competence and biofilm formation regulatory complex of RNaseY (RicAFT complex / FAD / two [4Fe-4S]2+) (Evidence 2a : Function from experimental evidences in other organisms; PubMedId : 12270811, 23490197, 26434553, 27501195, 28295778; Product type r : regulator), producing MAEVIGIRFKNQGKIYYFDPDGQIVHLGDMAVVETTRCTECGEVAMENRHIEDSHVVQPLKKLIRIATKEDLEHQEENHQKEKVAFGICEKKIAAHNLEMKLVDVEYTFDNSKILFYFTADGRVDFRELVKDLASVFRTRIELRQIGVRDEAKMLGGLGICGRPFCCSQFLDGFQPVSIKMAKEQGLSLNPTKISGTCGRLMCCLKYEQEAYEDLLRSTPAQGSLVATPDGRGMVTGVNLLSGILQVHLDSAAADAASVGYSVKSCKMLRPPLPRQKQKKNPSKGDSTPQKDE
- the fer gene encoding Ferredoxin; translation: MAYKITDACISCGTCAGQCPVGAISEGDGQFVIDEGTCISCGSCAGACPVGAIEEG
- the rsmI gene encoding 16S rRNA 2'-O-ribose C1402 methyltransferase (Evidence 2a : Function from experimental evidences in other organisms; PubMedId : 16014871, 19965768, 25893373; Product type e : enzyme) encodes the protein MSGVLYIVGTPIGNLGDFSPRAVEILSSVDFIAAEDTRVTLHLLNHFGIKKPMISYFEHNKYERGEIVLNRIETGENCALVSDAGMPAISDPGELLVKQAAEHGIEVFAVPGPSAVVTALAVSGFPTGRFTFEGFLSVNKKSRRDHLEEVQNETRTMVFYEAPHKLIATLQDMYACWGDRPIALVRELTKIHEEVLRTTLKEAIPHYEETPPRGEFVLVIGGAAPKKETKITLDEGIRMARALMEKGSSQSAAAKEVAHKTGLHRNELYEKLTKEV
- the mnmA gene encoding tRNA-specific 2-thiouridylase MnmA, with product MNRKVLLGMSGGVDSSVAALLLQKEGWEVIGCTMRLHIDPPDAPPREGGCCSFRDVQDARMVCYQLGIDHLVFNFTELFTKTVIENFASEYENGRTPNPCIRCNRFLKMGAMLQRARELGIDHIATGHYALTGELENGRYYLKAAPTDKDQSYVLYCLEQGQLQHLLLPLGNYTKPQIRTIAEEAGLRVAHKPDSQEICFVEDNDYHAFLKRYRGHDSQPGDFIDHEGNVLGRHLGLTHYTVGQRKGLGISFGQPMYVDALIPSKNQIVLGPEGTQYRLFTYASEVNWVSIEKPQESVHAQVKIRYQARPAGATITPQENDIVRVDFDEPQRAVTPGQAVVFYDSEGFVLGGGLIFYPDEK
- a CDS encoding tRNA1(Val) (Adenine(37)-N6)-methyltransferase encodes the protein MDPILLPGEKLEPFGIGNQVIVSDVHHFSTDTILLADFSMPKKGSRCAEFGTGCGLISLIWCQKSAPKKVWAIDFQEDACSQARRSAALNHFSEMSVLSLDLRKILELPAKDLPLPLNLDLVACNPPYQPTDAGQHNQIQAKTSARHETGCTFREVASAAARLLRWGGCFCCCLPPRRLAESFSVLQSVGLEPKKMRLVQHRVQNQPFLFLLESRRGGNSGMELLPTLILETENGSCSPEMLKIYGDYKNKSSLSENPAASLKQQGGSV
- the darA gene encoding signal transduction receptor, cyclic di-AMP binding (Evidence 2a : Function from experimental evidences in other organisms; PubMedId : 10913081, 25433025, 31061098; Product type rc : receptor), whose amino-acid sequence is MKLILAIVSNDDAPAVNRSLTKERFQVTKLSTTGGFLKAGNTTLMIGTDDDKVDHVIKLIASQSSRRTQLVPSATTMDVGMYSSFPIEVTVGGATVFVLDVDRFQKV